In one window of Henckelia pumila isolate YLH828 chromosome 1, ASM3356847v2, whole genome shotgun sequence DNA:
- the LOC140887144 gene encoding autophagy-related protein 8C-like, with amino-acid sequence MAKSSFKLEHPLERRQAEASRIREKYPERIPVIVEKAERSDIPDIDKKKYLVPADLTVGQFVYVIRKRIKLSAEKAIFVFVKNILPPTASMMSAIYEENKDEDGFLYMTYSGENTFGSS; translated from the exons ATGGCCAAAAGCTCCTTCAAATTGGAACATCCCCTAG AGAGGCGACAAGCTGAGGCTTCCCGTATTAGGGAGAAGTACCCCGAAAGAATTCCG GTTATTGTGGAGAAGGCTGAAAGAAGTGATATTCCGGACATTGACAAGAAAAA ATATCTGGTTCCTGCTGATCTGACAGTTGGGCAGTTTGTTTATGTTATCCGTAAAAGAATTAAGCTCAGCGCTGAGAAAGCCATATTCGTGTTTGTCAAGAACATTCTTCCTCCCACTG CTTCCATGATGTCTGCAATTTACGAGGAAAACAAAGATGAGGATGGTTTCTTGTACATGACTTACAGTGGTGAGAATACgttcggatcgagctga